The following are from one region of the Candidatus Kaelpia aquatica genome:
- a CDS encoding NAD(P)-binding domain-containing protein: MVKKRAFFTMLVLFLCISLPAVARRVQYKHSSVVNIAKIIELWDTSNVIQKLEEIHERVGEENVNPYIVSQLEELDQKILLNDDDIDFLIFALENEAILLDFIDKRFIADVILPVGTSSDDEIGKFLIQHLLWFYNYRIACSEEGFGVLGYEVEVLKGQVVFQGRILGLLIDIINGNGIMGDQDVAANVTGQFMRAVYWARPENRINGRFVSDDDSPTMELDSLNQIMSVETQKRVDKYTPVILAFKASILPPQFNVDRLINYTRIEIFGGFSLNELTVESKRMLVNVLAIVESRPWMDEEWMQIIDEAALSEYRSSAVTQIGFVGLGAMGMGMAKVISENGITIFGTDINSETIEGFDEADIGTSAVDLESMVKGMGEGRKVIWLMVPHGAPVDENIDKIIELKQQGLLSEGDIIIDGGNSNHILHRARAERLLEEGIILLGAGTSGGTAAAGNMSIMVGGNQEAYQQCQPVFKALGIENGYNWFGEAGSGHFVKSVHNGIEYSFFQILAEGVEVLANYFGWNQEKLAEVIGGLQDSNLSSWIMELALEVAEDDVFSMVGPHILEGSTGTWTQEDAMRLEIAIPVLDATLQARIDSRETDLKDYHIAPGDFAASFIALIRNKMGSHRYEELSQEITSEMRCNALGVGSEKISIEEQAFVENMLSAITYGWLMALKEGYEVIAASEYNIDTQGLANLSTVWQNGSVIRSQLVGLAGAHFQTGEDVQTAFNNIAQGLGVGVSSIEWLDEITRSLNTPTPAFDAILESAE; the protein is encoded by the coding sequence ATGGTTAAAAAAAGAGCATTTTTTACAATGTTGGTTCTATTTTTATGTATCTCATTGCCTGCTGTAGCACGTAGAGTTCAGTATAAACACTCTTCTGTTGTAAATATTGCAAAAATTATCGAACTTTGGGATACAAGCAATGTGATTCAAAAATTAGAAGAAATTCATGAAAGAGTAGGAGAGGAAAATGTCAATCCTTATATAGTTTCGCAATTAGAAGAATTAGATCAAAAGATACTTTTAAATGATGATGATATAGATTTTTTAATATTTGCATTAGAAAATGAAGCAATTTTATTGGATTTTATAGACAAGAGATTTATTGCCGATGTAATATTACCTGTAGGTACATCTTCAGATGATGAAATAGGAAAGTTTTTAATTCAGCATTTGTTATGGTTTTATAATTATCGTATTGCCTGCTCTGAGGAAGGTTTTGGAGTATTAGGCTATGAAGTAGAAGTGTTAAAAGGCCAGGTTGTGTTTCAAGGGAGGATTCTCGGGCTTTTAATTGATATTATAAACGGCAATGGAATTATGGGTGACCAAGATGTAGCAGCTAATGTTACAGGGCAGTTTATGAGAGCTGTTTATTGGGCAAGGCCAGAGAACAGGATAAATGGTCGTTTTGTTAGCGATGATGATAGTCCAACGATGGAGTTAGACAGTCTAAATCAGATTATGAGTGTTGAGACTCAAAAAAGAGTAGATAAATATACTCCTGTGATTTTAGCCTTTAAAGCTTCTATTTTACCCCCCCAGTTTAATGTTGATCGTTTGATTAACTATACTAGAATTGAAATTTTTGGGGGATTCTCTTTAAATGAATTGACGGTTGAATCAAAAAGAATGCTAGTAAATGTTTTGGCTATAGTTGAATCTAGACCATGGATGGATGAGGAGTGGATGCAGATTATAGATGAAGCTGCATTGAGTGAATATAGGTCTTCAGCTGTTACTCAAATCGGTTTTGTTGGTTTAGGCGCAATGGGTATGGGCATGGCAAAAGTTATCTCTGAAAATGGCATTACTATATTTGGTACTGATATAAATAGTGAGACGATAGAGGGGTTTGATGAGGCTGACATAGGTACTTCAGCAGTTGATTTAGAATCAATGGTTAAAGGAATGGGTGAAGGTAGAAAAGTAATTTGGCTTATGGTTCCTCATGGCGCACCTGTTGATGAAAATATTGATAAAATTATAGAATTAAAGCAACAAGGGTTACTAAGTGAAGGTGATATTATAATAGATGGTGGTAATTCAAATCATATCTTACATAGAGCTCGAGCAGAAAGACTTTTAGAGGAAGGCATTATTCTTTTAGGTGCTGGGACAAGTGGTGGTACTGCTGCAGCAGGAAATATGTCTATTATGGTCGGCGGTAATCAGGAGGCTTATCAGCAATGCCAGCCTGTGTTTAAAGCCTTAGGGATAGAGAATGGGTATAATTGGTTTGGAGAAGCTGGATCGGGACATTTTGTGAAGTCAGTGCATAATGGTATAGAGTACTCATTTTTTCAAATATTAGCTGAAGGAGTCGAAGTGTTGGCTAACTATTTTGGTTGGAATCAAGAAAAGTTAGCTGAAGTTATAGGTGGTTTACAGGATAGTAATCTCTCCTCTTGGATAATGGAATTAGCTTTAGAGGTTGCAGAGGATGATGTTTTTTCAATGGTCGGCCCACATATCCTAGAAGGAAGTACTGGGACATGGACACAAGAAGATGCTATGAGATTAGAGATTGCAATACCTGTATTAGATGCTACCTTGCAAGCACGTATTGATTCTAGAGAGACTGATCTAAAAGATTATCATATTGCTCCAGGAGATTTTGCAGCTAGCTTTATAGCTTTAATAAGAAATAAGATGGGTTCACATCGCTATGAGGAGTTATCCCAAGAGATAACATCAGAGATGCGTTGTAATGCTTTAGGTGTTGGTTCAGAGAAGATAAGCATAGAAGAGCAAGCATTTGTAGAGAATATGTTATCAGCTATTACATATGGTTGGTTGATGGCTTTAAAAGAAGGCTATGAAGTGATAGCTGCATCAGAATATAATATAGATACTCAGGGATTAGCCAACTTAAGTACTGTTTGGCAGAATGGTTCAGTAATAAGGTCTCAATTAGTAGGATTAGCAGGTGCTCATTTTCAAACAGGTGAAGATGTTCAAACTGCATTTAACAATATAGCTCAAGGACTTGGTGTTGGTGTAAGTTCTATCGAGTGGCTTGATGAGATTACCCGCAGTTTAAATACACCAACTCCTGCATTCGATGCTATTTTAGAGTCTGCAGAATAG